In Camelina sativa cultivar DH55 chromosome 16, Cs, whole genome shotgun sequence, a single window of DNA contains:
- the LOC104750204 gene encoding heme oxygenase 4, chloroplastic-like translates to MATARINASSCFPTSRRLDCEIHVSLRAKTVTVRYPLTKAAPRRHLVRRANKDRNLVVNAMEAAEEKPTKRYPGEPKGFVEEMKFVVMKMHPREHANEGKKEFNGPVSTWNFTIEGYLKFLVDSKLVFDTLEEIIHESTVPAYVGLKNTGLERAENLRRDLEWFKEQGHKIPEPMVRGKAYSQYLKNIADQKDHPALICHFYNINFAHSAGGRMIGTKVSQKILNNKELEFYNYNGQLPGLLQNVGQEVNKVAELWTREEKNHCLEETETSFKLYWEIFRYLLP, encoded by the exons ATGGCTACAGCAAGAATCAATGCCTCAAGCTGCTTTCCCACAAGCAGAAGACTCGACTGTGAAATCCACGTCAGTCTAAGAGCTAAGACTGTGACGGTAAGGTACCCCCTAACAAAAGCCGCTCCTCGTCGCCATCTTGTCCGAAGAGCAAACAAAGATCGGAATTTGGTGGTGAATGCTATGGAGGCAGCGGAGGAGAAGCCAACGAAAAGGTATCCTGGAGAACCGAAGGGGTTTGTGGAGGAGATGAAGTTCGTGGTAATGAAAATGCATCCGAGAGAACATGCAAATGAAGGAAAAAAGGAGTTCAATGGTCCTGTATCGACATGGAATTTCACAATCGAAGGCTACTTGAAGTTTCTGGTCGACAGTAAGCTTGTATTCGACACGCTTGAAGAGATTATTCACGAATCTACTGTCCCAGCTT ATGTCGGGCTCAAAAACACGGGATTAGAAAGGGCAGAGAATTTGAGAAGGGATTTGGAGTGGTTCAAGGAACAAGGTCATAAGATTCCTGAGCCAATGGTTCGTGGTAAAGCATATTCTCAGTATTTAAAGAATATAGCAGATCAGAAGGATCATCCAGCATTAATCTGCCACTTCTACAACATCAACTTTGCACATAGCGCCGGTGGTCGAATGATTGGGACAAAG GTGTCTCAGAAGATACTCAACAATAAAGAACTCGAGTTCTACAACTATAACGGCCAGCTTCCCGGATTGTTGCAGAACGTGGGTCAAGAGGTGAACAAAGTTGCTGAG TTGTGGACGAGGGAAGAGAAGAATCATTGTTTGGAAGAGACAGAGACATCGTTCAAGTTATATTGGGAGATTTTTCGTTACTTGTTGCCCTAA
- the LOC104753496 gene encoding YDG domain-containing protein At5g47160-like, with product MSPREKVLKTLRIFKIVFEELARDKAARRGKSTATTSVHHKTRDVLLESGKQVNGTKMIGQVPGVHVGDEFQYKTEISLVGLHLSIVRGIDYMHKRDDVLATSIVASEGSGYCDRFDFDVLIYSGEGGNGIRKSQKILHDQKMVRGNLALVNSMRLKSPVRVIRGLKRSDYRGKHYVYDGLYVVQDYWEENGPGGNVIFKFKLCRCPGQPSVDWKHYF from the exons ATGAG CCCACGTGAGAAGGTTCTGAAAACCCTGCgaattttcaaaattgtgttCGAAGAGCTGGCTCGGGACAAGGCTGCAAGACGAGGCAAATCAACTGCCACGACTAGTGTTCATCATAAGACAAGGGATGTTCTCTTGGAGTCGGGGAAGCAAGTCAATGGTACAAAAATGATTGGACAAGTGCCCGGAGTCCATGTTGGGGATGAGTTTCAGTATAAAACGGAAATCAGTCTTGTTGGTCTTCATTTGAGCATTGTTCGTGGAATCGATTACATGCATAAAAGAGATGATGTTTTAGCTACGAGCATTGTGGCATCCGAAGGTAGCGGTTACTGTGATAGATTTGACTTCGATGTCCTCATATACTCTGGCGAAGGAGGTAATGGTATCCGCAAGAGTCAAAAAATACTTCACGACCAGAAAATGGTTAGGGGAAATTTGGCTCTAGTCAACAGCATGAGGTTAAAATCTCCAGTGAGGGTCATACGTGGGTTGAAGAGATCGGACTATAGAGGAAAGCATTATGTCTATGATGGTCTGTACGTGGTTCAAGATTATTGGGAAGAGAATGGACCAGGAGGTAATGTTATTTTCAAGTTCAAGCTTTGTAGATGTCCAGGTCAACCTTCTGTGGACTGGAAACATTACTTTTAG